Proteins encoded within one genomic window of Fibrobacter sp. UWB16:
- a CDS encoding sensor domain-containing diguanylate cyclase — MSVSEILFVVAGALLGLAFQGGMFLFLIPFAVVAFSLAVMNRPSLPPNTSVLPVIKSSKRSTALTPVVSPDIRNEFTNDVKLETNEPNSSLRVNQIWSRANSDVDKAFGDMLRCLKVLMPQANTLTIFTNGGSANEYRLRTFQSDIPNCIDTGAKITENMGILSQLLRPEVSRILEGDLLVGKRLTYYIENRMIRSLVGVPLLDREERRLGVILVDSLHPNAFTAAEAQALTFISHAMYMVSFKSFVSAQNYIEQQQFSVLYRYQRKFFQTMTVKDIYKQMFEYVKENMPFDRLTILALDNQKEGSGRVVYCVGMDSEQFVDKKFTLSDKGIFVLALMRNRPVFRSFTSGYADYVPRLNDSEKRNMELRQLFVMPVASEPDARTAELAICLESRYTNRYQDHEKKLLKAFAGVAGFAYARALQVEKDKDLATRDGLTGLMNHRSLQEALRTEKVRADRKKYNIGVLMMDIDHFKRVNDTYGHPVGDEVIRGIATAISGEIRKEIDVVARYGGEEFVVALIDTTPEGMIETAERIRKAVGKLEFNVHLTDPLRVTVSIGAFLVEPEFSDMKKAVNNADQALYKAKDGGRNQVVRFETVETEAVGD, encoded by the coding sequence AGCAGCAAGCGTTCTACGGCTCTTACGCCGGTAGTCTCTCCGGACATTCGCAATGAATTTACGAATGATGTAAAATTGGAGACCAACGAACCTAATTCGTCTCTCCGTGTAAACCAGATTTGGTCCCGTGCAAATTCGGATGTCGACAAGGCTTTTGGCGATATGCTGCGTTGCCTTAAGGTGCTCATGCCGCAGGCAAATACGCTTACGATTTTTACGAATGGCGGCAGTGCAAATGAATATCGCCTGAGAACGTTCCAAAGCGATATCCCGAACTGTATCGATACGGGTGCAAAAATTACCGAGAATATGGGCATCTTGAGCCAGCTCTTGCGCCCTGAAGTATCCCGCATTTTGGAAGGCGACTTGCTCGTTGGAAAGCGCCTTACGTATTACATCGAAAATCGAATGATTCGCTCGTTGGTCGGTGTGCCTCTCTTGGATCGTGAAGAACGTCGCCTGGGTGTCATTCTTGTGGACTCCTTGCATCCGAATGCGTTTACGGCTGCCGAAGCCCAGGCTCTTACGTTTATTTCGCATGCAATGTACATGGTGAGCTTCAAGAGCTTTGTCTCGGCTCAGAATTACATTGAACAGCAGCAGTTCAGCGTGCTTTACCGCTACCAGCGCAAGTTCTTCCAGACCATGACGGTCAAGGACATCTACAAGCAAATGTTCGAATACGTCAAGGAAAACATGCCGTTTGACCGTTTGACGATTCTTGCGCTCGACAATCAGAAAGAAGGTTCTGGCCGCGTTGTTTACTGCGTCGGTATGGATTCGGAACAGTTTGTCGATAAGAAGTTTACGTTGTCTGACAAGGGCATCTTTGTGCTTGCTCTTATGAGGAACCGCCCGGTATTCCGTTCGTTTACCTCGGGCTATGCCGATTATGTGCCGCGCTTGAACGATTCCGAAAAGCGCAATATGGAACTTCGTCAGTTGTTTGTAATGCCGGTCGCTTCTGAACCGGATGCAAGGACTGCAGAACTTGCCATTTGCCTTGAAAGCCGTTACACCAACCGCTATCAGGATCACGAAAAGAAACTCCTCAAGGCGTTTGCCGGGGTCGCTGGATTTGCTTATGCCCGTGCACTCCAGGTTGAAAAGGACAAGGATCTTGCTACGCGCGACGGCCTTACAGGACTCATGAACCACCGCTCTCTGCAAGAAGCTCTCCGCACCGAAAAGGTTCGTGCCGATCGCAAGAAGTACAATATCGGTGTCTTGATGATGGATATTGACCACTTCAAGAGAGTGAATGATACTTATGGACATCCGGTGGGTGATGAAGTCATCAGAGGTATTGCAACGGCGATTAGCGGTGAAATCCGCAAGGAAATTGACGTTGTTGCTCGCTATGGCGGCGAAGAATTTGTGGTGGCTCTTATCGATACGACTCCGGAAGGCATGATTGAAACGGCTGAACGCATCCGCAAGGCGGTGGGCAAGCTCGAATTCAACGTGCACTTGACGGACCCGCTTCGCGTGACGGTAAGCATTGGCGCCTTCCTTGTGGAACCGGAATTCTCGGATATGAAGAAGGCCGTGAACAATGCGGATCAGGCTCTCTACAAGGCAAAGGACGGCGGCCGCAACCAGGTCGTGCGTTTTGAAACCGTTGAAACCGAAGCGGTGGGAGATTAG